The following are from one region of the Nicotiana tomentosiformis chromosome 7, ASM39032v3, whole genome shotgun sequence genome:
- the LOC138895835 gene encoding uncharacterized protein, which produces MGWVGDVTIQHVPRKENKKADALAALASSLTLPDQAQVTVCQKWVVPPPNEVEGEGNELKHLVAVSETEKEEWRQPIIDYLSYVILPKNPRRRTEIHCRAPRFLYYKDTLYRSSFEGVLLRCLGSHQSGPKLHSHINKDGILLANDVLHPTVESWPFDTWGLDVVGPLPKSSGGHLYILSANGYFSKWAKVVALKEAYRTTHRTPTQATPYSLIYGVKTVLPLERQIPSLRLAIQEGITDEENAQLRLAELEALDEKRLEAQQNLESYQARLSRAFNKRVRPRSFQVGDQVLAVRRPIITSYKHVGKFTSKWDGPYVVQEAYSSGDYKLVDADGMRIGSINGKFLKKYYP; this is translated from the exons ATGGGATGGGTCGGTGACGTGACTATTCAacatgtgccaaggaaagaaaacaagaaggctgatgctttagctgccctagcttcatcgttaaccctgcctgatcaagcgcaagttactgtctgccaaaaatgggtagtaccgccACCAAATGAGgttgaaggtgaaggaaatgaactcaagcatcttgtcGCTGTTTCTGAAACTGAAAAagaagaatggcgacaacccattatcgactacttaaGCTATGTGATACTTCCAAAAAATCCaaggagaaggactgaaatccattgtcgtgcacctcgcttcctttactacaaagatactctatataGAAGTtcattcgagggagtactcttgcgatgcttagggTCACAtcagtctggaccaaagctccactCTCATATAAAtaaggatgggatattattggccaacgatg tgttGCACCCGACTGTGGAATCCTGGCCGTTTGATActtggggattggatgttgttggaccactgccaaagtcctctggtgggcACCTATACATTTTGTCTGCAAATggctacttctcaaaatgggctaaagttgttgctcttaaggag GCATATAGGACGACTCACCGCACGCCAACACAAGCGACTCCTTATTCACTTATTTATGGAGTCAAAACCGTCTTGCCACTtgagcgtcaaataccttcattacgactggctattcaagaagggatcactgatgaagaaaatgctcaacttagattagcagagttggaggctcttgatgagaagaggttggaagctcaacagaaTCTTGAATcttatcaagctcgattgtctcgcgccttcaataaaagagttcgcccaagatcctttcaagtaggggATCAAGTCCTTGCCGTACGAAGACCCATAATTACTTCATATAAACatgtagggaagttcacttcaaaatgggatgggccatatgtcgtaCAAGAAGCTTATTCAAGTGGGGATTACAAGCTagttgatgcagatggcatgagaatcggctctatcaatggcaagtttttgaagaagtattatccttga
- the LOC104100353 gene encoding protein LURP-one-related 8 translates to MSCSLGIIKLSSSWLKLRSVLPIPPSNQELSINRFFLPVMTKVYPNGNASSGNSAAAPKLAFPADHHANVVLTVWKKSLLFNCDGFTVFDNQGNLVFRVDNYNAGTKAEIVLMDASGNSLLTIRRKRISLADSWLVFEGETAVNPLFSVKKNVNLLNTKSLAQVYEHRKALSSKKNNVVYEIEGSYTQRCCAVYDQKRRPVALIKRKEEAVRGVAFGIDVFRLVVQPEEIHPSMAMALVILLDQMFGSHYSITKRFSTC, encoded by the exons ATGAGCTGCTCATTAGGCATCATTAAATTATCTAGCAGTTGGCTCAAACTCCGATCTGTTCTCCCTATTCCCCCCTCCAACCAAGAGCTATCTATCAATCGATTCTTTCTTCCGGTGATGACAAAGGTATACCCGAATGGCAACGCCTCGTCTGGGAATAGTGCTGCAGCTCCAAAGCTGGCCTTCCCGGCCGATCATCATGCCAATGTGGTCCTCACCGTTTGGAAAAAATCGCTACTTTTCAATTGCGACGGTTTCACTGTGTTTGATAACCAAGGGAACCTCGTCTTTCGCGTCGACAATTACAACGCCGGCACCAAGGCGGAGATTGTACTCATGGATGCTTCTGGAAACTCTCTCCTCACCATCCGCCGAAAG AGGATAAGCCTGGCGGACAGCTGGTTGGTGTTCGAAGGAGAGACGGCCGTCAATCCGCTGTTTTCGGTGAAGAAGAATGTCAAccttcttaacaccaagtccttGGCGCAGGTCTATGAGCACAGAAAAGCTTTATCTTCAAAGAAGAACAACGTGGTTTACGAGATTGAAGGATCCTATACGCAGCGTTGCTGTGCTGTTTACGACCAAAAGCGACGGCCGGTGGCTCTGATCAAGCGTAAGGAGGAGGCTGTAAGAGGGGTAGCGTTTGGGATCGACGTCTTCCGTCTCGTTGTACAACCTGAAGAAATTCATCCCTCCATGGCCATGGCCCTTGTTATCCTTCTTGATCAGATGTTCGGATCTCATTATTCCATTACCAAGCGATTTTCGACTTGTTGA